In a single window of the Leptospira wolffii serovar Khorat str. Khorat-H2 genome:
- a CDS encoding GAF domain-containing SpoIIE family protein phosphatase, translated as MSFKQLSLTLISDITARINSTDNLEELLGIIIETTKDVLNTEGCSLLLYDKEEDCLVFQVAKGDKGESLTELRVPRGKGIAGMVLESLEPVIVNDAANDPRIYRNIDDAVGFTTRNLICVPMKTQGEIQGVLEAVNSKERPEFTNKDIKILEYLSDLAAIAIRNRRLIKDLKDRARELDCLYQISQAISNISEMDQFLNLTVNSISDVLGAERVSLIFQNPRTKSFELSKSVGFSLEEESHLVDESRGILSEILSKGKPMLVQGGDDVSPDLLTPQRYKTRSFVSVPIRQDGTIIGIVSAADKTGGDSFSQQDLSILSTISNQIAEAYNSLLAKNQKEKLTSIRRDMQIASQIQLNSLPNIPKKMHLLEIETAYTASKEIGGDFYDLIYHNPDEVSILIADVSGKGISAALFMEFSKTIISGEVARNSSTSISLMGANRIIQEKSGYFMFVTVMLIRINMLKKRIRYSSAGHNEQLLYKVKDKKVVLLSGKGMPLGIKESEIEEHEVEYSPGDLLVLYTDGVSETTNEAGEMYSLENLAKLIERNGDMPVENLKDLIIDTTDAFRGEADPHDDYTLVLVRLN; from the coding sequence ATGAGTTTTAAGCAGCTCTCCCTAACACTGATTTCCGACATCACCGCGAGAATCAATTCCACGGACAATCTAGAGGAACTTCTAGGCATCATTATAGAGACTACAAAGGATGTACTAAATACGGAAGGCTGTTCCCTTCTTCTTTACGATAAGGAAGAGGACTGCCTGGTGTTCCAGGTCGCAAAGGGAGATAAGGGGGAATCCTTAACCGAATTAAGGGTTCCGAGAGGTAAAGGGATCGCGGGAATGGTTCTGGAAAGTCTGGAACCGGTGATCGTAAACGACGCTGCAAACGATCCTAGAATCTACAGAAACATCGACGATGCTGTCGGCTTTACCACCCGAAACCTAATCTGCGTTCCCATGAAGACTCAAGGAGAAATCCAGGGAGTCCTAGAAGCGGTAAATTCCAAAGAAAGACCGGAATTTACGAATAAAGATATTAAAATATTAGAATATCTTTCCGATCTGGCCGCTATCGCAATCCGGAATAGAAGACTTATCAAGGATCTCAAGGATCGAGCCAGAGAATTGGACTGCCTTTACCAGATCAGTCAAGCGATATCGAATATCAGCGAGATGGATCAATTCCTAAACCTGACCGTAAATTCCATCTCGGACGTTCTAGGGGCGGAAAGGGTTTCCTTGATTTTCCAAAATCCTAGGACCAAATCTTTCGAGCTCTCCAAATCGGTGGGATTCAGCCTGGAAGAGGAAAGCCATTTGGTGGACGAATCCAGGGGAATATTAAGCGAGATTCTTTCCAAAGGGAAGCCTATGCTCGTGCAAGGTGGAGACGATGTCAGTCCGGATCTTCTGACTCCCCAAAGATATAAGACTCGTTCCTTTGTTTCCGTTCCGATCCGACAAGACGGAACCATCATCGGAATCGTAAGCGCGGCGGATAAAACGGGGGGAGATAGCTTCTCCCAACAGGATCTATCCATTTTAAGCACCATCTCGAACCAGATCGCTGAAGCTTATAATAGTCTACTCGCTAAGAACCAAAAGGAAAAGCTGACCTCAATCAGAAGGGATATGCAGATCGCCTCTCAGATCCAGCTCAACTCTCTTCCGAATATTCCGAAGAAGATGCATCTTCTCGAAATCGAGACCGCATACACCGCCTCCAAGGAAATTGGGGGGGATTTTTACGATCTAATCTATCATAATCCGGACGAAGTGAGTATTCTGATCGCGGACGTATCGGGTAAAGGTATCTCCGCGGCGCTGTTTATGGAATTCTCCAAGACGATTATATCAGGGGAAGTTGCTCGAAATTCCTCCACTAGTATCAGTTTGATGGGAGCGAATCGCATTATCCAAGAAAAGTCCGGATACTTCATGTTCGTAACGGTCATGCTGATCCGGATCAATATGCTGAAGAAAAGAATCCGATACTCCAGCGCGGGTCATAACGAGCAGCTATTGTATAAGGTGAAGGATAAGAAAGTCGTATTGCTTTCCGGAAAAGGAATGCCTCTCGGGATCAAGGAATCCGAAATAGAGGAACACGAGGTGGAGTATAGTCCCGGAGATCTATTGGTGCTTTATACCGACGGAGTCAGCGAAACAACGAACGAAGCCGGAGAGATGTATTCCTTGGAAAATCTGGCCAAGCTGATAGAAAGAAACGGGGATATGCCGGTGGAGAATCTGAAGGATCTGATCATAGACACCACCGACGCCTTCCGAGGAGAAGCGGATCCCCACGACGATTATACTCTCGTTCTTGTCCGTCTAAATTAA
- the argB gene encoding acetylglutamate kinase, which produces MEQSFERVNHILEALPYITKYSGKTVVIKYGGAAMAKADLKESFAKDIVLLKYVGIHPIIVHGGGPEINRLLDTLNIPTEFVHGHRVTNSETMDVVEMVLTGKVNKQIVSMINAEGGNAVGLSGKDGNLALASKTKIEVDIEGKSSEFVDVGLVGKIDKIDPTVILSLQEKGFIPVISPVAESAQGESLNINADTFAGELAGALKAEKLILLTDTSGILIDGKLVTGLNRALVKDYIRKGDITGGMIPKVECCLSAIDQGVRRTHIIDGRVPHSILIEIFTDQGIGSLIE; this is translated from the coding sequence ATGGAACAATCGTTCGAAAGGGTCAATCATATTCTTGAGGCCCTTCCCTACATCACCAAATACTCGGGTAAAACCGTCGTCATCAAATACGGCGGGGCCGCGATGGCAAAGGCCGACCTGAAGGAATCCTTTGCGAAAGATATCGTCCTCTTAAAATACGTAGGAATCCATCCAATCATCGTACACGGAGGCGGACCGGAAATCAATCGGCTTCTGGACACTCTCAATATTCCCACCGAATTCGTACACGGGCATCGAGTCACGAACTCGGAAACCATGGATGTGGTGGAGATGGTACTGACCGGAAAGGTAAATAAGCAGATCGTATCCATGATCAATGCGGAAGGCGGAAACGCAGTAGGGCTTTCCGGCAAGGACGGAAACCTGGCCCTGGCCTCCAAGACCAAGATAGAAGTGGATATAGAAGGTAAGAGCTCCGAATTCGTGGACGTGGGACTGGTAGGAAAAATCGATAAGATAGATCCTACGGTGATTCTATCCTTGCAGGAAAAAGGTTTTATACCGGTGATTTCTCCGGTTGCCGAGTCCGCACAAGGAGAATCTCTGAATATCAATGCCGACACTTTTGCGGGAGAATTGGCCGGTGCCCTCAAAGCCGAAAAATTGATCCTACTTACGGACACGAGTGGGATCTTGATCGACGGAAAGCTGGTCACAGGATTGAATCGGGCTTTAGTAAAAGATTATATCCGTAAAGGCGATATCACCGGGGGAATGATTCCGAAAGTCGAATGTTGTTTGTCCGCCATAGACCAAGGCGTCCGAAGGACTCACATCATCGACGGACGGGTTCCGCATTCCATTCTAATCGAAATATTTACGGACCAAGGAATAGGATCCTTGATCGAATAG
- a CDS encoding SDR family NAD(P)-dependent oxidoreductase, whose protein sequence is MNSSKPPEKPGTIIVTGGSGGLGRALVSVLGDSDFEVLNWDLNLPSSPHPKETFSKVDLSSPEEVDQACGILKSNLLSTSSPDKRPLLGFVHCAGYGGPYHKITEVSLQEWERIFSINLRSAFQITKSILPVLAERRYGRLVYIASSLSVQGSGLSVAYSSSKHGLIGFMKSIASEWGHLGITSNAVSPGYMETKMGIQEDQVDDHRRKILDMTPTRTIADPMEIARVVRLLVSSESGYVNGANWAVDGGITAV, encoded by the coding sequence ATGAATTCTTCAAAGCCTCCGGAAAAACCCGGAACCATCATCGTAACCGGGGGCAGTGGGGGCCTCGGCAGGGCCCTAGTTTCCGTCTTGGGTGATTCCGATTTCGAAGTGTTAAATTGGGATCTAAACTTACCTTCTTCTCCGCATCCTAAGGAAACTTTTTCGAAAGTGGATTTAAGCTCTCCCGAAGAAGTGGATCAGGCCTGCGGGATTTTAAAATCGAATCTTTTATCTACTTCTTCACCGGATAAGCGACCTCTTTTAGGATTCGTTCATTGCGCGGGGTACGGAGGACCTTACCATAAGATCACGGAAGTATCCCTCCAGGAATGGGAGAGAATATTCTCCATAAACCTGAGATCCGCTTTTCAGATCACGAAGTCCATTCTTCCCGTACTTGCGGAAAGAAGATACGGAAGATTGGTTTATATAGCCTCTTCCTTATCCGTGCAAGGCAGCGGTTTATCGGTGGCTTATTCCTCTTCCAAGCACGGTCTTATAGGATTCATGAAATCCATCGCTTCCGAGTGGGGCCATCTGGGTATCACGAGTAATGCCGTGAGTCCCGGTTATATGGAAACCAAAATGGGAATCCAAGAGGACCAAGTCGACGATCATCGTAGGAAGATTCTGGACATGACTCCTACGAGGACCATCGCAGATCCGATGGAAATTGCGAGAGTGGTTCGGTTATTGGTTTCTTCCGAATCCGGATACGTCAACGGCGCCAATTGGGCAGTGGACGGAGGAATCACTGCGGTTTAG
- a CDS encoding M61 family metallopeptidase: MTVRFVLDPYKPHQHYIRVEMEVRPTKQETLVCIPNWSPGSYKIRDYSKSIHQVSLIQPKPGWTLEQIDLDTWKVHSKGETFRISYLVFGFEHTVRTNYFTSEFILLHPPATFLYPKDQRMGEIEISWKNLGGFHYCHTGLEKKDSSKNTWKARNLDELFDSPILLTDEKALSFDTEGCKFDLVVLGEVGSSDKKKIATDLEKIVSTQIRTMGGTENAYYLFVLDMTENLYGGLEHSNSSINQFDPYGFTNPENYRTLMELLSHEYFHHWNVKRIRPIALGPFDYQKPNLTKELWIAEGITSFFDAYFLLICEVYSPQQYLNKIWKDILELEESEGESWMSLEDSSFTAWTKYYNRPQDPNFSNTGISYYTKGAILALSMDLFLLSESKGEKSLVDVMKALYKNFHLEKKRGFTKTEFFQAAKKATGFDLKLEFERYLSEPQRIPVEKYLHKIGVRRTNSSPKSDPGFRVKEEKGRLLVNKVLLNKNIRDSDINVGDEWISIDNRRVLPGNFKDLLNYYSVGGKAELLLARRGTIVKRKIKFDKTPSQNELWLDEKADKNEIFLREKFLFPNKEPKTEYKPAVKKKGKSKPQ; this comes from the coding sequence GTGACTGTTAGATTCGTACTCGATCCTTATAAACCTCACCAACATTACATCCGGGTGGAAATGGAAGTTCGCCCGACCAAGCAGGAAACCTTAGTCTGTATTCCGAATTGGTCTCCCGGTTCTTATAAAATCCGGGATTACTCCAAATCCATCCACCAAGTCTCTCTTATACAACCTAAGCCGGGTTGGACTCTGGAACAGATCGATCTGGATACCTGGAAGGTCCATTCTAAAGGAGAGACTTTCCGAATTTCCTATCTGGTTTTCGGATTCGAACATACCGTTCGTACGAATTATTTCACGAGTGAGTTTATTCTTCTCCATCCTCCCGCTACTTTCCTTTATCCTAAAGACCAAAGAATGGGAGAAATCGAGATCTCCTGGAAAAACCTCGGCGGGTTTCACTATTGCCATACCGGACTTGAGAAAAAGGATTCTTCCAAGAACACTTGGAAGGCTAGAAATTTAGACGAGCTTTTCGATTCTCCTATTCTTCTTACGGACGAAAAGGCCCTCTCTTTCGATACCGAGGGTTGCAAATTCGATCTAGTCGTTTTGGGAGAAGTCGGTTCCTCGGATAAAAAGAAGATCGCGACGGATTTGGAAAAGATCGTCTCGACCCAAATCCGAACCATGGGCGGCACGGAAAATGCGTATTACCTTTTCGTGCTGGATATGACCGAGAATCTATACGGGGGATTGGAACATTCGAATTCCAGCATCAACCAGTTCGATCCTTACGGTTTCACAAATCCGGAAAATTATAGAACCCTAATGGAATTGCTTTCTCACGAATACTTCCATCACTGGAATGTAAAGAGAATTCGGCCCATCGCTTTAGGCCCTTTCGATTATCAGAAACCGAATCTCACAAAGGAGTTATGGATCGCTGAAGGGATCACGAGTTTTTTCGACGCTTATTTTCTTCTTATCTGCGAAGTCTATTCTCCGCAACAATATCTAAACAAGATCTGGAAAGACATCCTAGAATTGGAAGAATCGGAAGGAGAGTCCTGGATGAGTCTGGAGGATTCCAGTTTCACCGCTTGGACCAAATATTATAACCGTCCCCAAGATCCGAATTTTTCCAATACCGGAATTTCCTATTACACAAAGGGAGCGATTCTTGCCCTTTCCATGGATTTATTCCTTCTTTCCGAATCCAAGGGAGAAAAATCCCTGGTCGACGTGATGAAGGCGTTGTACAAGAATTTCCACCTGGAAAAGAAAAGAGGCTTCACTAAGACCGAATTTTTTCAAGCCGCGAAGAAGGCCACGGGCTTCGATCTGAAATTGGAGTTCGAGAGATACCTTTCCGAACCCCAGAGAATCCCGGTGGAAAAATACCTGCATAAGATCGGAGTCCGAAGAACGAATTCCTCTCCTAAAAGCGATCCGGGATTTAGAGTGAAGGAAGAAAAAGGCAGATTGCTGGTAAATAAGGTATTACTGAATAAGAATATCCGGGACTCGGATATCAATGTGGGCGACGAATGGATTTCCATCGATAACCGTAGGGTTCTACCGGGAAACTTTAAAGATTTATTAAATTATTATTCGGTGGGAGGAAAGGCGGAACTTCTACTTGCGAGAAGAGGCACCATCGTCAAACGAAAGATCAAATTCGACAAGACACCTTCTCAAAACGAGTTATGGCTGGATGAAAAAGCGGATAAGAACGAGATCTTTTTAAGGGAAAAATTCCTGTTCCCGAATAAGGAACCCAAGACGGAATATAAACCGGCGGTAAAGAAAAAAGGTAAATCTAAACCGCAGTGA
- a CDS encoding peroxiredoxin produces MSDVWEGRKLPEVNLESSEGKTVQLPKDSLGSWTLLYFYPKDDTPGCTKQACSYRDNLDQFQKAGAKVFGISSDSLDSHKKFIDKFNLSFPLLSDPKQSLSGPLGVFGDQEWQGRVFKGLSRDSFLVSPDGTIRKVWRKVDPTKTVAETLEAILKEAGA; encoded by the coding sequence ATGTCTGACGTTTGGGAAGGGAGGAAACTCCCGGAAGTTAACCTGGAGAGTTCCGAAGGAAAAACAGTCCAGCTACCGAAGGACTCCCTCGGCTCTTGGACTCTATTATATTTTTATCCGAAAGACGATACCCCCGGCTGCACGAAGCAAGCCTGTTCGTATCGGGACAATCTGGATCAGTTTCAAAAAGCGGGAGCCAAAGTCTTCGGGATCAGTTCCGATTCTTTGGATAGCCATAAAAAGTTCATAGATAAATTCAATCTTAGCTTCCCTCTACTCTCGGACCCTAAGCAATCCCTAAGCGGACCGTTAGGCGTTTTCGGAGACCAGGAATGGCAGGGACGAGTCTTTAAGGGACTTTCCCGAGATAGTTTTTTGGTGAGCCCCGACGGGACCATCCGAAAAGTCTGGAGAAAAGTGGATCCCACTAAAACGGTTGCGGAAACTTTGGAAGCCATCCTGAAAGAGGCCGGTGCCTAA
- a CDS encoding adenylate/guanylate cyclase domain-containing protein, giving the protein MLQIKRISYIKNLSLIFLLSSLLISSGLSAENTETVVTWKDVDLKRLEWFALEGFREEYRGGFDENSPSVRKIDKFPIVLNDVYEAPVSEGLKEYSLQTKFLLEEDPKNVLFLDSIQLFLNSIGENWEIYLNGHLLKKEVYVSEGKMFRRRSVRNLQLPVDSSLLRQGTNTLVFHLIGDPPGLQIPKDRFPTLSSLLTPRNPDLGFYVNGDYTLGTEADLAGKMGILLNLSLNTIYIFFGLYHLLIFSKRRTDKYNLYFGIFSISMAVYSLSRSSIVFDILQDTTWITRVEYGSVALLASLFLLFLHDYFYGSARPNLAILIIAIWSFCIFFFSLLAPFHYLMTSLRAWQISVIPSLLYLLYFMGRSVYLKKKDASVMAISMFIVVFIAAYDLLDSMFFQLGIRFTQFAYLLFVISLTTILANRFIDLYRQSEDLNIELSHQKLELARQKNAFFRFVPMQFLSVLGKDSAVDVNLGDSALREMSVLFTDIRSFTTISEKMTPEENFRFINGYLAKMEPLIQKYDGFVDKFMGDAILALFSAEKSMRSDEQWEGKSAADRAVLAAIEMRKRVRELEGEIKEGHVKGVRIGIGINTGNLMLGTVGSSDRLDTTVIGDTVNVASRLESLTGLYKADILITQHTLSSLTIADELAVREVDSVVVKGKSQPIIIYEIYEADDPHIRKLKDATVALISRGIILYKVGNFKEALLNFEQALKVYPEDIVAILYRKRCQEYIESPPLGNWIGVQHLLEK; this is encoded by the coding sequence ATGCTGCAAATAAAAAGAATTTCCTATATAAAGAATCTCTCCTTAATCTTTTTGCTTTCTTCTCTTTTGATCTCTTCCGGACTCTCCGCGGAAAACACGGAGACGGTCGTCACCTGGAAAGATGTGGATCTCAAACGCTTGGAATGGTTCGCCTTGGAGGGTTTCCGGGAAGAATACCGCGGGGGCTTCGATGAAAATTCCCCTTCCGTCCGTAAAATAGACAAATTTCCCATCGTTCTAAACGATGTATACGAGGCTCCCGTTTCGGAAGGTTTGAAGGAATATTCTTTGCAGACCAAATTCCTTCTGGAGGAGGATCCGAAAAACGTTCTCTTTTTGGACTCTATTCAACTTTTCTTAAACTCCATCGGAGAGAATTGGGAAATCTATCTGAACGGACATCTCTTGAAAAAGGAGGTCTACGTCTCGGAAGGAAAAATGTTTCGGAGGAGATCCGTAAGAAATCTGCAATTGCCTGTGGATTCCAGCCTTCTCCGACAAGGGACCAATACTCTGGTCTTTCATCTTATCGGAGATCCTCCTGGGCTTCAAATTCCCAAAGATCGTTTCCCGACTCTTTCTTCTCTCTTAACTCCTAGAAATCCGGATTTGGGCTTTTACGTGAACGGAGATTATACTCTAGGAACGGAAGCGGATCTCGCGGGTAAAATGGGAATTCTTCTGAACCTAAGCCTGAATACCATCTATATCTTTTTCGGTCTTTACCATTTACTCATCTTTTCCAAGAGAAGAACGGATAAGTACAATTTGTACTTCGGAATTTTTTCCATATCCATGGCGGTCTATTCTTTGTCCCGATCTTCCATTGTCTTCGATATTCTCCAGGATACTACTTGGATTACTAGAGTGGAATACGGCTCCGTGGCTCTTCTGGCCTCCTTGTTCCTACTTTTCCTCCACGATTATTTTTACGGTTCGGCGAGACCCAATCTCGCGATCCTAATCATCGCTATATGGAGTTTTTGTATCTTCTTCTTCTCTCTTTTGGCGCCTTTCCATTATTTGATGACTAGCCTTCGAGCCTGGCAGATTTCGGTGATTCCTTCCTTGCTGTATCTACTTTATTTTATGGGTAGATCCGTTTATTTGAAGAAGAAGGACGCATCGGTGATGGCCATCAGTATGTTCATCGTGGTTTTCATCGCGGCTTACGATCTTTTGGATTCCATGTTCTTCCAATTGGGTATTCGTTTTACCCAATTCGCTTACCTTCTCTTCGTGATCTCTTTAACCACCATTTTGGCCAATCGATTCATCGATTTATATAGACAATCCGAGGATCTGAACATAGAGCTGAGCCACCAAAAGCTGGAGTTGGCGAGACAAAAGAATGCATTCTTCCGATTCGTTCCTATGCAATTCTTAAGCGTTTTAGGTAAGGATTCCGCAGTGGATGTGAATTTGGGGGACTCGGCCTTAAGAGAGATGAGCGTGTTGTTCACCGATATCCGTTCTTTTACAACGATCTCCGAGAAAATGACTCCTGAAGAGAATTTCCGATTCATCAACGGATATCTGGCCAAGATGGAGCCTTTGATCCAGAAATACGACGGATTCGTGGACAAGTTCATGGGAGATGCGATCCTCGCATTATTCTCCGCGGAAAAATCCATGCGTTCCGATGAGCAATGGGAAGGTAAATCCGCAGCCGATAGAGCGGTGCTCGCGGCCATAGAGATGAGAAAAAGGGTCCGAGAATTGGAAGGAGAAATCAAGGAAGGCCATGTCAAAGGGGTTCGTATCGGAATCGGAATCAATACCGGAAATCTGATGTTAGGAACGGTAGGCTCTTCCGATAGACTCGATACGACCGTGATCGGTGATACGGTAAACGTAGCCTCCCGCTTGGAAAGTTTGACTGGACTTTATAAAGCGGATATTTTGATCACGCAGCATACTCTGTCCAGTCTTACGATCGCGGATGAGCTTGCGGTAAGGGAAGTGGATTCCGTCGTAGTCAAAGGTAAGAGCCAACCCATCATCATTTACGAGATCTACGAAGCGGACGATCCTCATATCCGCAAATTGAAAGACGCAACCGTCGCCTTGATTTCCAGAGGGATCATTCTGTATAAGGTGGGAAATTTCAAGGAAGCTCTTTTGAATTTCGAGCAGGCGTTGAAAGTATATCCGGAAGACATAGTAGCCATTCTCTATAGAAAACGTTGTCAGGAATATATTGAGTCTCCTCCCCTCGGAAATTGGATCGGAGTCCAACATCTTTTGGAAAAATAA
- a CDS encoding SDR family oxidoreductase has translation MNIFITGASGGLGKALAEKAYSLGHRIFLTDINEKALKEFVSRWKGDKDRVLWAKHDVSSSSDWKKNMDLVFKKWGRLDILMNVAGYLLPGYIYDVSPKDIDRHMDINAKGLMYGTREAAVRMVSQGDGQIINIASLAGVAPIAGISLYSTSKFAARGFSLAVAQDLRPKNVYVSVVCPDAIQTPMLDLQKDYEEASMTFSGNAYLTTETVTDIIFNKVIPNKTLEVLIPGSRGFLAKIGSFLPALNMLLTPSLQNKGRKKQGAYVKN, from the coding sequence ATGAACATCTTCATCACTGGTGCAAGCGGCGGATTGGGAAAGGCCTTGGCGGAAAAAGCCTATTCTCTAGGGCATAGGATTTTTCTTACGGATATCAACGAAAAGGCCTTAAAGGAATTCGTTTCCCGGTGGAAAGGGGATAAGGATCGCGTTCTCTGGGCCAAGCATGACGTAAGTTCTTCCTCCGACTGGAAAAAGAATATGGATCTAGTCTTTAAGAAATGGGGGCGCCTAGACATACTCATGAACGTAGCCGGTTACCTTCTTCCGGGGTATATCTACGACGTTTCTCCCAAGGATATCGATCGTCATATGGATATAAACGCAAAAGGACTCATGTATGGAACTCGAGAAGCTGCGGTGAGAATGGTCTCGCAAGGTGACGGGCAGATCATAAATATCGCCTCTCTCGCGGGAGTCGCTCCCATCGCCGGTATTTCCCTTTACTCCACTTCCAAATTCGCAGCCAGAGGATTCTCCTTGGCGGTAGCCCAGGATTTACGGCCTAAGAACGTTTATGTGAGTGTGGTATGTCCGGATGCGATCCAGACTCCCATGTTGGACCTCCAAAAGGACTATGAAGAAGCTTCCATGACATTCTCTGGAAACGCTTATCTGACCACCGAAACAGTCACCGATATCATCTTTAATAAGGTGATTCCTAATAAGACCCTCGAAGTTCTTATCCCGGGCTCCCGAGGATTTTTGGCAAAAATCGGAAGCTTTCTTCCGGCTTTGAATATGTTACTCACGCCTTCTCTTCAGAATAAGGGAAGAAAGAAGCAGGGTGCTTACGTTAAGAACTAA